One genomic region from Shewanella aestuarii encodes:
- the glnA gene encoding glutamate--ammonia ligase: MSVESVLKQLEELEVKFVDLRFTDTKGKEQHVSIPAHQVNEDFFEDGKMFDGSSISGWKGINESDMVLMPDASTFVLDPFTEETTALIRCDILEPGTMTGYDRDPRSIAKKAEEYLKSTGIADTVLIGPEPEFFLFDDVKFGTDMSGCFVKLDAKEAAWNSGTSYEDGNTGHRPFVKGGYFPVAPVDSSQDLRSAMCLVLEEMGQVVEAHHHEVATAGQNEIATRFNTLTTKADEIQILKYVVHNMAHAYGKTATFMPKPIVGDNGSGMHVHQSLAKDGVNLFSGDKYAGLSETALYYIGGIIKHARALNAFTNPSTNSYKRLVPHFEAPVMLAYSARNRSASIRIPVVPSPKARRIETRFPDPTANPYLAFSALLMAGLDGIQNKIHPGDAMDKDLYDLPAEEAAEIPQVATSLENALENLEADHEFLMKGDVFSKDFIESYINLKKAEAERVSRTTHPLEFELYYSL; this comes from the coding sequence ATGTCAGTTGAATCAGTATTAAAGCAACTTGAAGAATTAGAAGTTAAATTCGTTGACTTACGCTTTACCGATACTAAAGGTAAAGAGCAGCACGTTTCTATTCCAGCTCATCAAGTAAACGAAGACTTTTTTGAAGACGGCAAAATGTTTGACGGTTCTTCTATTTCAGGTTGGAAAGGTATTAACGAATCAGACATGGTGTTAATGCCAGATGCGTCTACTTTTGTTTTAGATCCTTTTACTGAAGAAACAACAGCGTTAATTCGTTGTGATATTTTAGAGCCTGGTACCATGACCGGTTACGACCGTGATCCTCGCTCAATCGCTAAAAAAGCAGAAGAGTACTTAAAGTCTACTGGTATTGCTGACACCGTATTAATTGGTCCAGAGCCAGAATTCTTCCTATTTGATGATGTTAAGTTTGGTACTGACATGTCAGGTTGTTTCGTTAAGTTAGATGCTAAAGAAGCAGCATGGAACTCAGGTACAAGCTATGAAGATGGCAACACTGGTCACCGTCCATTTGTTAAAGGTGGTTATTTCCCTGTTGCTCCTGTTGACTCTTCACAAGATTTACGTAGTGCAATGTGTTTAGTCCTTGAGGAAATGGGTCAAGTTGTTGAAGCTCATCACCATGAAGTAGCAACAGCGGGTCAAAACGAAATTGCGACACGTTTTAACACACTAACAACTAAAGCTGACGAGATTCAAATCCTTAAGTATGTCGTACACAACATGGCACACGCTTATGGTAAGACGGCTACCTTTATGCCTAAGCCAATCGTTGGTGATAACGGTTCTGGTATGCACGTTCACCAATCACTTGCTAAAGATGGTGTGAACTTATTCTCTGGTGACAAGTATGCTGGTTTGAGTGAAACTGCACTTTACTATATTGGTGGTATCATCAAGCATGCTCGTGCATTGAACGCATTCACTAACCCAAGTACTAACTCATACAAGCGTTTAGTACCACATTTTGAAGCGCCTGTTATGTTAGCTTACTCAGCGCGTAACCGTAGTGCTTCAATTCGTATCCCAGTGGTACCAAGCCCTAAAGCACGTCGTATCGAAACTCGTTTCCCAGATCCAACCGCTAACCCATACTTAGCGTTCTCTGCATTATTAATGGCTGGTCTTGATGGTATTCAAAACAAGATCCACCCTGGCGATGCAATGGACAAAGACTTGTATGACCTACCTGCTGAAGAAGCGGCTGAGATCCCACAAGTTGCGACTTCACTAGAAAATGCATTAGAAAACTTAGAAGCTGATCATGAGTTCTTAATGAAAGGCGATGTATTCAGCAAAGATTTCATTGAGTCATACATTAATTTGAAAAAGGCTGAAGCTGAGCGTGTATCACGCACAACTCACCCATTAGAGTTTGAGCTTTACTACAGCTTATAA